CGAGCTCTTCCTGCTGGGCGGTCTGGGGAGGTCCGGGCGCTGGCGCGAGCTGCCACCGGCCTCGATGACCGAGGTATGGGCGCAGTGCCGTCGGGCCGCGGCCTGGACCGTCGTCGACGTCGCCGGCGGGCCCGTCGATAACGACGTCGATGACTTCACCCTCGAGCCCGGGCGTGGGGCCGTGACGGCCGACCTGGTATCGCACGCTGACGTCATCCTGGTCGTCGGCGGGGCCGACCCCGTCGGGGTGCGCCGCCTGCTCCAGCTCCTCGATGAGATGGGGGCCTCCATGAACCCCGCCGGCCGGATCGAGGTCGTCATCAACCGGGTGCGGGCCTCGGCCGCAGGGCCCTCTCCCCAGCAGGCTCTGCGAGAGGCGCTGGCGCGCTTCGGTGGACTGGAGGACATTGTGCTCCTGCCCGACGACGCGGCGACGGCCGATGCCTGTCTGCTCCAGGGCTGCACTGTCCTGGAACAGGCTCCCGCCAGCGCACTGGGCAAGGCCCTCAGCGTACTGGTCGACCGTATCGATCCGAGGGTGGCTGCGGCCCGCAGGACTCGCTCCCCGCGTCGTTCCCTGTTGCGGCGCTCCAAGAGGCGCGGTGGGCGTCGGGAGCGCGGGGACTCCGAGGCTCGGGCCACAACCGCCAGAAGCAGGAGTCGCTCACGTACGGGCCGTGCGGCGGCCAGGAACCGCCGAGGCGGGGACGGGGGACAGCCGGTTGGTCAACGAGTGCCGGCTGCCCAGGCGCCTAGTGGACCCACTCAGGTTCCGCCGCAGTTCCCTCTGGGCCTGCCGCCGTCGATCCAGCCCATGAATCAGCAGGTGAACCAGCCGCCGGGGCGGCCGCCGGAACCGCCTCCGAGCAGCCCGCTGGCTCAGACGCCGCCACCGGAGCAGGGGCCGGCCCCCGGCTCGCCGCACCGGCCGTGGGTGGCGCCTTGGCCGGGTGCGGCAACGGCGTCGGACGCAGGAACGCCCCCGGGGCAGGTGCGAGGCCCGGATGACGGCCGCGGCCGGGCCGGGAGGAACGATGAGGGTACGGCCGGCCCTCCACCGGTGCCGCCGGGGACCGGGCGACACCGCTACTGAGGCCCGGCGCTCGAGTGGTGCCGGGCGCGCGGACTCCGTGCGCTTCCGGGGAGGTTGAGCGCGGAGGTAGGGCAGACTGGACACATGCGCATCTACCTGCCCGCCACCGCCGCCCACCTGCGCGCAAGCGTCCTGGGCTCCTCGCACCAGCCGCTCACGGCTCACGCCGCCACTCCCGCTCTTGCTCAGGCCCTGCCCGAGGAGGATGAGGAGGGCCTGGAGGTCTCCGCCTCACTGTGCGCCGCCGACGCCTCCGTCGTCCTGCTGGCCGAGCCCGAGGCCGCGGGGCTGGCCGACCGGCGCATCGTCATCGCGGCCGACGTCGAGGCCGAGAACGTGCGCGAGCTTCCCGTGGAGGGCGATGTGCTGCCCGGCACGATCGAGGTCACCGGCGAGATCTCCTGGGAGGACGTGGCCGCCCTGCTCGTGGACGCGCCCGAGGCTCAGGCCGATGTGCGGGCCGCCCGGCTCGGAGACGAGGATGCCTTCGAGCGCGCCGCCGAGGCCGATCTGCTCTGGTACGACGTCACGGAGCGGGAGGCACTGGCCGAGAGCCTCGGTGTCTGACGCAGCCGGGACCACTTCTGACGAGCGCTCGCGGTGACGTGACTAGTTCCACGGCCGTTTGCCTTGCGCGCCGGAGGCCGCTGCCGGGTATGGTGCTCTCTGCCAAAGACCGCAGGTCGCCCGCTCCGGCGGGACCAAGTCCACGTCAGGTGGGGCCGGCGCAGGTGAGAACGAGACTTCTTCGGGCGTGCCCGAGATCGAGCCCCGTGCCCACCGGCGCGGGGCTTTTCCAGTGAATGGACCCCTGCGGCATACCACGGAAGGAGGGCCCATGGCACGGCCTGACAAGGAAGCAGCCGTTGCTGCGCTGGCGGACAAGTTCCGCCAGGCTGACGCGGTCCTGCTGACTGAGTACCGGGGACTGAGCGTCGCCCAGCTCAAGGAGCTGCGTCGTTCCCTCGCCGGTAACGCCGAGTACACCGTGGTGAAGAACACGCTTGCTGCGATCGCCGCCCGCCAGGTCGGGCTCGAGGACTTCGCCGACGACCTCACGGGCCCCTCCGCCCTGACGTTCGTCACCGGTGAGCCGGTCGAGGCCGCCAAGGCTCTGCGTGACTTCGCCAAGGACAACCAGCAGCTCGTCATCAAGGGCGGTGTCATGGACGGCGCCGTGCTGTCCGCCGACGGCGTTGACAAGCTTGCCTCTCTCGAGTCCCGCGAGGTGCTGCTCGCCAAGACTGCGGGCGCCATCAAGGCGTCCCTGTCCAAGGCTGCGTACCTCTTCGCCGCACCGGCCTCCAAGGCCGTGCGCACCGTCGACGCCCTGCGCGAGAAGCAGGAGACCGCGGCCTGAGGCCGCACGCGTCATCCACCAACCCTGCGCGCGCAGGAACCTGATAAGGAAGGAACGCCCATCATGGCGAAGCTGACCACCGAAGAGCTCATCGAGCAGTTCAAGGAGCTCACCCTCATCGAGCTGTCCGAGTTCGTCAAGGCCTTCGAGGAGACCTTCGACGTTACCGCCGCCGCCCCGGCCGCCGTGGCCGTTGCCGCCGCCCCCGGCGCTGCCGGTGGCGACGCCGCCGCCGAGGAGAAGGACGAGTTCGACGTCATTCTCGAGGCCGCCGGCGACAAGAAGATCCAGGTCATCAAGGAGGTGCGCGCCCTGACCTCCCTCGGCCTGAAGGAGGCCAAGGAGCTCGTTGACGGCGCTCCCAAGCCCGTCCTCGAGGGCGCCAACAAGGAGGCCGCCGAGAAGGCCAAGGAGCAGCTCGAGGGCGCCGGCGCCACCGTCACCCTCAAGTGAGTCTCTCCCCGCTGCCTGAGGCGGTCTGAGGGTCGCCGAGGGCCGGGGAAGCCCAGTTTCACCGGGTCCCGTCCACCATGAGGTGGGCGGGACCCGGTCGCGCTCCGGGGCCCTGGTGCCGTCCGTCCTCTGTGCGCTGCGACGTCGTCGGGCTCGGGGTGGTGGGGGATCGGGGACGTACATGTGCGCCCAGGACTGCGATGTCCTCCAGACCACTGAGGTCCGTCCCCAGTGGTCTGGAGGAGAACGCAGTCGCCGATCGGAAAGTACGTTCCCGACGCCGTCGGGCGCGCTTGATGAGTCAGGGCGCGACGTCGGGAACCGTGACCTCATGGCACCAGCACTCCGGGTGGACGCTCGCCCCACAGCCCGCCACCTTGAAGCCCGGCCACCGGTGAGAGGCGGGAGACCACCTCCAGGGGGAACATCGACAGCAGCCGGTCGGCCTGGGTGCGCATGTCGCTGAGCGAGGACCACGTCGCCCGGAAGAACCTCCACCCCAGCGACTCGAGCTCGTCCTGGCGGAGCTTCTCGAGGAAGACGTCCTCCTCGGTGTGGTACTTGGTCCGGCCGTCGAACTCCGCGACGACATGGTGATCGGGCCAGCCCAGGTCCAGGAAACGATCCTTGGACAGCCCCGGAACCGGGAACTGGGCAATGGCCCGAGGCAGCCCCACCACGAGCGTCATCCACCGCAGCACACTCTCCCCGGGCGAGACTGCCCAAGGGGTGGCAAAGGCCAGTACCGCACGCGCCTGCGCTATCCCTCGCCGCCCCCGATGACGTGCCACGAGCTCCTCCCAGCAGGCGTGAGCCGAGCGCAGCCGCGTGGCACAGGAATCGCGGTGCCACGGATCAGGTCGGCAGTGCCGGTTCAGGGCCGCATCGGCGATGGAGAGCGCATTGTGCGGGGGCTCGTCGCAGGCGCAGTCGAAGGCGGTGCGCAGCACGGACGTGACGGGAACCCCTCCGATCACCTCGATCTCCTCGTCGCGCAGCTGAAGCCGGCGACGGTGCATTCGGATCGGGGTGGCCTCGGGGTGCGTCGTATCGATGGGGGTCGGTACGCCCGACGACGGGTACCGGAAAGCGGGCAGTGTCGTTGTGGTCAGACGCGGGTTGCCGGAGACGGCGAGGTAGACGTCCGGCTCACCTGTCCACATCGCCAGGCCATGAATCAGGGCTGCCGATGTGTGAGACAGGCAGGTGGCGGAGGGCAGGAGCTGTTGCGCGGCAATCGCACGTGCTAAGGACACCATGAACCGCTGCTCCCAGCGTCGCCTGCCCGGAACTGCGTGCAGGTAGGCGCCCGGCAGAGTCGCAGCAGACCAGAATTGCGCGACGCGTGGAAGCCCTTGCGGCGGCCTGAGTAGATAATGGTCGGCCGAAGGTGCGCCGGGACCGGGCAGATGGGAGCGGGGCGGCTGGCAGTGGCTGCGATGGGGCTCATGCAGCGAGTCTTCCCACGAGGATCGGGGTATGACGAGCGCAAAGCCCCGTGGGTGTGGACTCGCCGGAGTCTGAAGGCAGGAGTGCTTCGCTGTGGATCCCGCAGCGGCCACGGAACATCCGCTTCCCGGCCGAAGGATGGGATCGACGTGCTTGTCACGATGTCGTCGGGTCGGGACGGCCAGCAGGTGGGTGGGATGGAGGGTGGTGGGGGATCGGGGACGTACATATGCGCCCAGGACTGCGATGTCCTCCAGGTCACTGAGGTCCGTCCCCAGTGGTCTGGAGGAGAACGCAGTCGCCGATCGGAAAGTACGTTCCCGACGCCGTCGGCCGGACAGGATCGGGCGGGCGCAGAGGCTGCGGGGCCGAGGACGTGCAGGGCTGCGGGGCCAGGGGAGTGGGTGGCTGGGCGGCAGCGCGCGGGGGCTGGGTGTGCCGGGCGCGAGCCGGCCGGCACCCCTCAGTCGATGGGCCGCACCGAGGGACTCAGGTCACGCAGTGGACACGGGTGGGGCAGTATGCGCGACTGTGGTGGGAATCGCAAGGAACCAGGGCGGATCGGCGTGGAGTCCTTGACGTCGGCCGTGTACGCTAGCGCTTTGCGTGCATTGTGTGTATTGGTGCGAGGAGTATCTGCCCTCCGTACGGGCTTCGGCCCGTCGGAACCCTGGCGGGCGTGAGCCCGACAGTGCAGATTCTACTCAACCCGGTGCCCGCAGTGTGCGTTGTGTGATCCCCGATCTGAGGGAAGGATCCCCCTTTGGCTGCCTCGCGCACCTCCGCACCCACTGCTGCTGACATCGCCGCTCGTACCGCGTCGCGTCGTATCAACTTTGCCAAGATCGCCGAGCCCATGCAGGCTCCGAATCTGCTTGCCCTCCAGACCGAGAGCTTCGACTGGCTCGTCGGTAACGAGAGGTGGCGCGAGCGGATGACCGCCGCCAACAAGGCGCACCCGGGCTCCCTGCCCGAGACCTCCGGTCTGGAGGAGATCTTCGACGAGATCTCCCCGATCGAGGACTTCGGCGAGACCATGGCCCTGTCCTTCCACGACCACCGCTTCGAGGAGCCGAAGTACACGGCCGAGGAGTGCCAGGAGAAGGACCTCACCTACTCCGCCCCGCTCTACGTGGTGGCGGACTTCGAGAACTTCTCCACCGGTGAGATCAAGTCCCAGACCGTCTTCATGGGCGACTTCCCGC
This region of Actinomyces oris genomic DNA includes:
- a CDS encoding AAA family ATPase, which produces MNAPGAGLLLALSGDDADILRALSQAGSGLCVVRRCADLPELLSAGMAGLASFALLDTGFDEIDRTVLDRLARAGLSGLLLVESHEEERWRSAGWPVLRRDTDPGRICSALQDLVRRGGASSAVSAGPEDPSTDWLSATTPASTDSNAAAQEAAWLEELWRQSPDSPEGGTAFSQPPPTSPETAGGQGPRQSPRRDREPAAMDMPEPAFPDVMSRADDEPDGRIVLVWGPHGAPGRSTVSASLAHGLAACGGAILVDADVEAPSLVQLLGMPEDSSALAGAARLATHGRLDAESFRRVLAPVGDELFLLGGLGRSGRWRELPPASMTEVWAQCRRAAAWTVVDVAGGPVDNDVDDFTLEPGRGAVTADLVSHADVILVVGGADPVGVRRLLQLLDEMGASMNPAGRIEVVINRVRASAAGPSPQQALREALARFGGLEDIVLLPDDAATADACLLQGCTVLEQAPASALGKALSVLVDRIDPRVAAARRTRSPRRSLLRRSKRRGGRRERGDSEARATTARSRSRSRTGRAAARNRRGGDGGQPVGQRVPAAQAPSGPTQVPPQFPLGLPPSIQPMNQQVNQPPGRPPEPPPSSPLAQTPPPEQGPAPGSPHRPWVAPWPGAATASDAGTPPGQVRGPDDGRGRAGRNDEGTAGPPPVPPGTGRHRY
- a CDS encoding DUF6912 family protein; the protein is MRIYLPATAAHLRASVLGSSHQPLTAHAATPALAQALPEEDEEGLEVSASLCAADASVVLLAEPEAAGLADRRIVIAADVEAENVRELPVEGDVLPGTIEVTGEISWEDVAALLVDAPEAQADVRAARLGDEDAFERAAEADLLWYDVTEREALAESLGV
- the rplJ gene encoding 50S ribosomal protein L10: MARPDKEAAVAALADKFRQADAVLLTEYRGLSVAQLKELRRSLAGNAEYTVVKNTLAAIAARQVGLEDFADDLTGPSALTFVTGEPVEAAKALRDFAKDNQQLVIKGGVMDGAVLSADGVDKLASLESREVLLAKTAGAIKASLSKAAYLFAAPASKAVRTVDALREKQETAA
- the rplL gene encoding 50S ribosomal protein L7/L12, which gives rise to MAKLTTEELIEQFKELTLIELSEFVKAFEETFDVTAAAPAAVAVAAAPGAAGGDAAAEEKDEFDVILEAAGDKKIQVIKEVRALTSLGLKEAKELVDGAPKPVLEGANKEAAEKAKEQLEGAGATVTLK